The window ATCGACCGGCGATACCCTGCGCCCACCGTGGGCAGCGTTCCCAAACCACATTCCACCAGCCCTTGCGGGTGAGCACGTGTATGCTTGAAGCGCTCTGCATTCGGAACTTCGCCATCATCGACGATTTGCAGATCACCTTTCAGGACGGCCTGACGGTGCTCAGCGGCGAAACCGGCGCCGGGAAATCCATCATCATCAGTGCGGTCAACCTGCTTTTGGGCAGCCGTGCCAGCGGCAAGCTGATTCGCACCGGCGCCGAATGCGCCGAATTGCAAGCCCTTTTCCGGATTCCCTCGGGCGCTGCACTGGCCGCGATGATGGCGGCGGCGGACTGCGCCGAGGGGGACGCCTTGGTGGTCCGACGGCTGATCTCGCGCAACGAGCGCCACCGGGTCTACCTCAACGACCGCCTGTCGACGATGCAGGCCCTCGCTGCGGCAACCGCAAATCTGGCCAGCATATCCGGCCAGCACGCCCACCAGGGGCTGCTCAACGAGGATCAGCATCTGCTGATCCTGGATCGCTTCGGCGGCCATCTGCCCCTGCGGGAGGAGCTTGGGGCGCGCTATCGGGCCCTTTTACCCCTGATCCAGGAGCTTAAATCCCTGAACGCCCAAAAAGACCGCCAGACGGAGCGCCTGGAACTGCTGCGATTTCAACACAAGGAAATTCTGGACGCCGACATCCAGCCCGCCGAAGATGCGCGGCTCGCCCAGGAGCAGCTGCGCCTGCGCAGCGCCGAGACTCTCTTTCGCACCGCCCAGGAGAGCATCGATGCCCTTTACGCCGCCCAAGGGGCCGTGGTGGAACGCCTGGCGGAAGTTCAGAAAAGCCTGGAAAAAGCCAGCGGCCTCGATACGGGACTTGTGCCTGTCGCCCGGCGGCTGGCGGAAACCGGCTACCAGCTGGAGGATATGGTCGATGAGCTGCGCCGCTACCGCGACGCGCTGAGCATGGACGAGCGGCGCCTGGAGGCGGTTGAGGCGCGCCTGGACCTGTTGCGCGCTTTGAATCGCAAATACGGCGGCAGCCTGGCGGCGGTGGCCGAACGGTGCGCCGCCATCGAAGGGGAACTGGCCCAGATCGGCGATCTGGATAGCAGAATGGCCGCGGTCCAGCGGCAGATCGCGGCCCAGCATGCCCGACTGGCCGACCACTGCCGCAGGCTTTCAGCGAAAAGGGAAAGTTCGGCCAGACGCCTGGGACAAAAGGTGGAAAGCGAGCTGGCATCACTGAATATGGCCCGGACCCGTTTCGAGGTGCTGCTGGAGGCCCTTCCGGCAGACCCCCAGTCCGACCCTTTCCTGACGGTGGAGGGCTTCGCGGTTG is drawn from Desulfobacteraceae bacterium and contains these coding sequences:
- the recN gene encoding DNA repair protein RecN; protein product: MLEALCIRNFAIIDDLQITFQDGLTVLSGETGAGKSIIISAVNLLLGSRASGKLIRTGAECAELQALFRIPSGAALAAMMAAADCAEGDALVVRRLISRNERHRVYLNDRLSTMQALAAATANLASISGQHAHQGLLNEDQHLLILDRFGGHLPLREELGARYRALLPLIQELKSLNAQKDRQTERLELLRFQHKEILDADIQPAEDARLAQEQLRLRSAETLFRTAQESIDALYAAQGAVVERLAEVQKSLEKASGLDTGLVPVARRLAETGYQLEDMVDELRRYRDALSMDERRLEAVEARLDLLRALNRKYGGSLAAVAERCAAIEGELAQIGDLDSRMAAVQRQIAAQHARLADHCRRLSAKRESSARRLGQKVESELASLNMARTRFEVLLEALPADPQSDPFLTVEGFAVGETGFDRACFMIAPNVGEELKPLAAIASGGELSRVVLALKAILAQSDAVATIIFDEVDAGIGGGVAEMVGQKLAALARYHQVICITHLPQIARFADHHYRISKHVAGGRTHTRIAPLTAEARVQEIARMLGGATITPKTLAHAREMLHGRL